In Sphingobium sp. B2D3C, a genomic segment contains:
- a CDS encoding prephenate dehydratase, producing the protein MDTYPLPAQRLVAEMTDAAARAPERAISFQGAPGANSHLAVMDFAPDGLPLPCFSFEDALDAVRDGRADRAMIPIENSLHGRVADMHFLLPESGLSIIDEYFLPIHHSLMSADDTPPVSALSHVQALGQCRKYLRSRGIRPIVYVDTAGAAALVAEVREPGAAAIAPSLAARLYGLTIHDEKIEDSSDNMTRFVVLGRDAIMPSRDGPVMTSFLFEVKNIPAALYKAMGGFATNGVNMTKLESYQRGASFSATEFYADIEGMPGDPAVDRALEELAFHSKWVRLLGSYPQGRSRSI; encoded by the coding sequence ATGGACACCTATCCGCTCCCCGCGCAGCGCCTTGTCGCCGAGATGACGGACGCCGCCGCGCGCGCGCCTGAGCGTGCGATCAGCTTTCAGGGCGCGCCGGGCGCCAATTCGCATCTGGCTGTGATGGATTTTGCGCCGGACGGCCTGCCCCTGCCCTGCTTCAGCTTCGAAGACGCGCTGGATGCCGTGCGCGATGGCCGCGCCGACCGCGCGATGATTCCCATCGAGAATTCGCTGCACGGGAGGGTTGCGGACATGCACTTCCTGCTGCCCGAGTCCGGCCTGTCGATCATCGACGAATATTTCCTCCCCATCCACCACAGCCTGATGAGCGCCGACGATACGCCGCCGGTCAGCGCACTCAGTCATGTGCAGGCGCTGGGGCAGTGCCGGAAATATCTGCGCAGCCGTGGCATCCGCCCGATCGTCTATGTCGACACCGCCGGCGCGGCCGCGCTGGTCGCCGAGGTCCGCGAGCCCGGCGCAGCGGCGATTGCGCCCTCGCTCGCCGCGCGACTCTATGGCCTCACGATCCATGATGAGAAGATTGAGGACAGCAGCGACAACATGACGCGCTTCGTCGTGCTGGGCCGCGATGCGATCATGCCCTCGCGAGACGGGCCGGTGATGACGAGCTTCCTCTTCGAGGTGAAAAACATCCCCGCCGCGCTCTACAAGGCAATGGGCGGCTTTGCGACCAACGGGGTGAATATGACCAAGCTGGAGAGCTATCAGCGCGGCGCCAGCTTCTCGGCGACGGAATTCTACGCCGATATCGAGGGGATGCCGGGCGACCCCGCCGTCGATCGCGCGCTGGAAGAACTGGCGTTCCACAGCAAATGGGTCCGTCTGCTGGGCAGTTATCCGCAGGGGCGCTCCCGCTCGATCTGA
- a CDS encoding P-II family nitrogen regulator has translation MKLIMAIIKPFKLDEVREALSALGVAGMTVSEVKGFGRQKGQTEIYRGAEYSTNMVPKIKVEVVCDDALAPRVVEAVQQAANSGAIGDGKIFVLDVGQAIRIRTGETGETAL, from the coding sequence ATGAAACTCATTATGGCAATCATCAAGCCGTTCAAGCTGGACGAGGTGCGTGAAGCTCTCTCTGCGCTGGGCGTAGCTGGCATGACAGTAAGTGAAGTGAAGGGTTTTGGCCGCCAGAAGGGCCAGACCGAAATCTACCGCGGTGCGGAATATTCCACCAACATGGTCCCGAAGATCAAGGTCGAGGTCGTCTGTGACGATGCCCTCGCGCCGCGTGTTGTGGAAGCCGTGCAGCAGGCCGCCAACAGCGGCGCCATCGGCGATGGCAAGATCTTCGTCCTCGACGTGGGACAAGCCATCCGCATCCGCACCGGCGAAACCGGCGAAACCGCGCTGTAA
- a CDS encoding ammonium transporter — protein MTPFKTFCGAAGALGLSLFAALPAWAQEAAAEAAPAVPNPGNNAWMMTSTVLVLLMILPGLALFYGGLTRSKNMIATMTQIGAVAALAMLIWVMYGYGLAFGPEGNQFISWGKFFLAGITPDSTAATFTSEVISEYVFVSFQMTFAAITIALVLGGIVERMKFSAIMVFAIVWLTIVYFPVAHMVWEARGVFFAMGALDFAGGTVVHINAGVSALVAALILGKRKGFPSEPMPPHSLTLTMVGTGLLWVGWFGFNAGSALEANGSAALAMINTFVATASAGLFWMLTERVMGHKGSALGFCSGIIAGLVAVTPAAGNSGPFGAIVLGAVASIVCYFFVAKVKPALGYDDSLDAFGIHGVGGIIGAIGTAVVYSPSLGGPGGADYAMGGQLVTQITAVLATIVIATVGTVIAMFIAKALTGLRVSTEVEQEGLDLGEHGERAYN, from the coding sequence ATGACACCTTTCAAGACATTCTGCGGCGCGGCGGGGGCTCTGGGCCTTTCGCTCTTCGCCGCCTTGCCCGCATGGGCGCAGGAGGCCGCAGCGGAAGCCGCGCCTGCCGTTCCCAATCCGGGTAACAACGCATGGATGATGACGTCCACCGTCCTCGTTCTCCTCATGATCCTGCCCGGCCTCGCCCTGTTCTACGGCGGCCTGACGCGTTCCAAGAACATGATCGCCACCATGACGCAGATCGGGGCCGTAGCGGCGCTCGCGATGCTCATCTGGGTGATGTACGGCTACGGCCTCGCCTTCGGTCCTGAAGGCAATCAGTTCATCAGCTGGGGCAAGTTCTTCCTTGCTGGCATCACGCCGGATTCGACCGCCGCGACCTTCACGTCTGAAGTGATCTCGGAATATGTGTTCGTCAGCTTCCAGATGACCTTCGCCGCGATCACCATCGCCCTCGTGCTTGGCGGCATCGTCGAGCGCATGAAGTTCTCGGCCATCATGGTCTTTGCCATCGTCTGGCTGACCATCGTCTACTTCCCGGTCGCCCACATGGTCTGGGAAGCGCGCGGCGTATTCTTCGCCATGGGCGCTCTGGACTTCGCCGGCGGTACGGTGGTGCACATCAATGCGGGCGTGTCCGCGCTGGTCGCCGCCCTCATCCTCGGCAAGCGCAAGGGCTTCCCCAGCGAGCCGATGCCCCCGCACAGCCTGACGCTGACCATGGTCGGCACCGGCTTGCTGTGGGTCGGCTGGTTCGGCTTCAACGCCGGTTCGGCGCTTGAGGCCAATGGCTCTGCGGCGCTCGCCATGATCAACACCTTCGTTGCCACCGCCTCGGCCGGTCTCTTCTGGATGCTCACCGAGCGCGTGATGGGCCACAAGGGTTCGGCTCTCGGCTTCTGCTCGGGCATCATCGCCGGCCTCGTCGCCGTGACACCCGCTGCGGGCAACTCCGGTCCGTTCGGTGCCATCGTTCTCGGTGCCGTTGCCTCCATCGTCTGCTACTTCTTCGTCGCGAAGGTGAAGCCGGCTCTGGGTTATGACGACTCACTGGACGCCTTCGGCATCCACGGCGTGGGCGGCATCATCGGCGCCATCGGCACCGCAGTGGTCTACTCGCCCTCGCTCGGCGGCCCTGGTGGCGCCGACTATGCGATGGGCGGCCAGCTGGTCACGCAGATCACGGCCGTGCTTGCCACGATCGTCATCGCCACCGTCGGCACCGTCATCGCCATGTTCATCGCAAAGGCCCTCACTGGCCTGCGGGTGAGCACCGAAGTCGAGCAGGAAGGCCTCGACCTCGGCGAGCACGGCGAGCGCGCTTACAACTGA
- a CDS encoding TIGR01244 family sulfur transferase, which produces MLRQLTPSLFVAPQIDADVVAQAAAMGISLIVNNRPEGESVDQTSGDTIEAAARAAGLDYVAIPVSHSGFAPWQLDALDEALAKNGEGKALCYCRSGTRSTLLWALARARAGDSPDVLAEQAAAAGYDLSPIREMMHALANQKG; this is translated from the coding sequence ATGTTGCGGCAACTGACCCCATCCCTATTCGTCGCCCCGCAGATCGATGCGGATGTCGTGGCGCAGGCTGCGGCAATGGGCATCTCGCTCATCGTGAACAACCGACCCGAAGGTGAATCGGTGGACCAGACGTCCGGCGACACGATCGAGGCGGCGGCACGGGCGGCGGGGCTCGATTATGTCGCCATTCCCGTCTCGCATAGCGGCTTTGCGCCCTGGCAGCTCGATGCGCTGGATGAGGCACTCGCGAAGAATGGCGAGGGCAAGGCGCTCTGTTATTGCCGCTCCGGCACCCGCAGCACACTGCTTTGGGCCTTGGCGCGGGCACGGGCGGGCGATTCGCCGGATGTCCTGGCCGAGCAGGCGGCCGCGGCGGGCTATGATCTCTCGCCGATTCGCGAGATGATGCACGCACTGGCCAACCAGAAGGGCTGA
- a CDS encoding MAPEG family protein: MQVELIILAWGCLLALVHIFAAVRAKTAQYGTAWNVGARDQSLPEPKPLVGRLARAQANYFETFPIVAIAILIDAQLGLFDRWTAIGAALWLGARIVYLPLYAAGVPVVRTMVFGISMIGVLMLLWPALSLAF; encoded by the coding sequence ATGCAGGTTGAACTGATCATTCTGGCCTGGGGCTGCCTGCTGGCCCTCGTTCACATCTTCGCTGCCGTGCGGGCGAAGACCGCGCAATATGGCACCGCCTGGAATGTCGGCGCGCGCGATCAGTCGCTGCCCGAGCCCAAGCCCCTCGTCGGGCGGCTGGCGCGAGCGCAGGCAAATTATTTCGAGACCTTTCCGATCGTCGCCATCGCCATCCTCATCGATGCGCAGCTCGGCCTGTTCGATCGGTGGACGGCCATCGGCGCCGCGCTCTGGCTCGGCGCGCGCATCGTCTATCTTCCGCTTTATGCTGCAGGGGTTCCGGTGGTGCGGACGATGGTATTCGGTATCAGCATGATTGGCGTGCTGATGTTGCTCTGGCCGGCGCTGAGCCTCGCGTTCTGA
- a CDS encoding c-type cytochrome: MSDRFNTIAGWALFGGIIALGSGIVSSKLFHAERPEPMGYAIEGVEAEGEGGASGPSLNTLLASADVAAGEKVFAKCVACHTVNQGGANGIGPNLWAIVGDPIGHGRGGFAFSDALKKVGGNWTFEQLDHWLTSPRSFANGTKMSFAGLSKPEDRANLIAYLNTQGSNLPLPAADAPAEAPAAEVGADNAAAAGNAAEAGAEGAAANAATPHE; the protein is encoded by the coding sequence ATGAGCGATCGTTTCAATACCATTGCAGGCTGGGCACTGTTTGGCGGCATCATTGCGCTTGGCAGCGGCATTGTGAGCAGCAAGCTGTTTCACGCCGAGCGTCCCGAGCCGATGGGCTACGCGATCGAGGGCGTTGAGGCGGAAGGCGAGGGCGGTGCGTCCGGTCCTTCGCTGAACACGCTGCTCGCCTCGGCGGACGTGGCAGCCGGTGAGAAGGTCTTCGCCAAGTGCGTGGCCTGCCACACGGTCAATCAGGGCGGCGCCAATGGCATCGGCCCCAACCTCTGGGCCATCGTTGGCGACCCGATCGGCCATGGCCGTGGCGGCTTCGCTTTCTCGGATGCGCTCAAGAAGGTGGGCGGCAACTGGACCTTCGAGCAGCTGGATCACTGGCTGACCTCGCCGCGTTCGTTCGCCAACGGTACCAAGATGAGCTTCGCCGGTCTCAGCAAGCCTGAAGATCGCGCCAATCTGATCGCCTATCTCAACACGCAGGGCTCGAACCTGCCTCTCCCGGCTGCCGATGCACCGGCCGAGGCCCCTGCGGCAGAGGTCGGTGCCGACAATGCAGCCGCTGCAGGCAATGCGGCGGAAGCGGGCGCTGAGGGCGCTGCCGCCAACGCTGCGACGCCGCACGAATAA